The following is a genomic window from Carassius auratus strain Wakin chromosome 15, ASM336829v1, whole genome shotgun sequence.
CATTAAAAGTACATGAGTTACCTAGATTTTggactaaaacttaaaattaaaaccatatattttttaaatgaaataattgatATCAAAACTTAACCTTATTTTAAGTAGACTGAAGATGcaaatatttatgttatatatagtAAATTAAAACGAAGAAAATACTATTATATATGATGTATATATAGGAGTATATATTAGATTAATATtagattaatcacatccaaaatacaagtttttatttacataatctaTGCATGTGCTGTTTACTatttatacataaacacacacattcatgtacgtatatatttaagaaaaatacgtttatatattacatatatttatatatgatataatttatattaatataaagtaatataagttaatgtgtgtgtgtgtgggtgagtgtgtgggtgagtgtgtgtgaggtgagtgtgtgtgtgtgtgtgtgagtgtgtgagtgtgagtgtgagagtgagtgtgtgtgtgagtgtgtgtgtgtgagtttgtgagtgtgagtgtgagagtgagtgtgtgtgtgtgtgcgtgtgtgtgtgtgagagagtgtgtgtgtgattgtgagtgtgtgtatgtgtgtgagtgtgtttgtggtgtgtgtgtgtgagtgtgtgagagagagtgtgtgtgtgagagtgagtgagtgagtgagtgagtgtgtgtgtgtgtgagtgtgtgaatgtgagtgtgagtgtgtgtgtgtgtgtgtgattgtgagtgtgtgttgtgtgtatgtgtgtgagtgtgttttgtgtgtgtgtgtgtgagtgtgtgagagagagtgtgtgtgtgagagtgagtgagtgagtgagtgagtgagtgaggtgagtgtgtgtgtgtgtgtgtgtgtgtgtgtgttgtgagagtgtgtttgtgtgtgtgtgtgtgtgtgagtgtgtttgtgtgtgtgtgtgtgtgagtgtgtgagtgtgagtgagagtggtgtggtgtgtgtgtgagagagagagtgtgtgtgtgagagtgagtgtgtgtgtgtgtgagtgtgtgtgtgtggtgtcgtgattgtgagtgtgagtgtgtgtgtgtgtgtggtgtgtgtgtgtgtggtgagtgtgtgtgtgtgcgtgggtgtgtgtgtgtgtgtgtgtgtgtgtgtgtgtgtgtgtgtggtgtgtgtgtgtgtgcgtgtgtgtgtgtgagtgtgtgtgtgtgtgtgtgtgtgtgtgagagtgtgtgtgtgtgtgagtgtgtgtgtgtgtgagagtgtgtgtgtgtgtgtgagagtgtgtgtgtgtgtgtgtgtgagtgtgtgtgtgtgtgtgagagtgattgtgtgtgtgtgtgtgtgtgtgcgcgtgagtgtgtgtgtgtgtgtgtgtgtgtgtgtgtgtgtgtgtgtgtgtgagtgtgtgtgtgtgtgtgtgagtgtgtgtgtgtgtgtgtgtgtgtgagtgtgtgtgtgtgtgtgtgtgtgtgtgtgttctgacctCTGTCTGTGTCATACAGGAAGATTGAAGCGGCTCCAGTCGTAATGGTCCAGGAGGCTCAGTAACGCGCCGCGGATCGATGGACGCAGCTGAAGCACGAACTGCGTCTCGCCCTCGGCCGAGGAAACTGGGGCGTCACCAGAGAGATGTGCAGCGCGCTGGCAGAACGACGTCAGAGTGTGCACCGAACGCTTATCATACAGGCCGAAGATCGCAAACACTCCTCGTGAGTACTgcgaacaaactgagacagagagagagagagagagagagagagagagagagttcactaTCAGATACAGTAACTGCACAGAAACATACTGCATGACACAGTAAAGAAGGAGAAGAAAAGACAAACTCCACCAAGACATATTTCACCTCAATTGTCttcatacaaaatatattttcttcttctttttatttttaaatatgaatatgttcATGACAGGTTTTTCTGAGTTTGAAGTtcaataataaacacatttttccatGTTTTCCTGAGCgcgagtgaaagagagagacttCAGTCGTCAGTGTTTAATCTTCAaaggcatctctctctctctctctctcacacacacacacacacacacacacacactcacacactcacactgtctaTCGCTTCTTTGATGTAAGTTTAAACGTTGCATTTTCTGTCACTTTCTATGAATGACATCCTCTAGTTTCAGAGTCGGATCAAACAGTCTGTTCCTGTGCTTCTCTTTTATTCAGAAGTATTTCTACTGAATACTGTACAGGTGAGTTTGTAAAATGTTGATAAAAAGATGAATATCTGTGTGAAAAGCATCCAGCAGGACCTGGGGTGTATCTATTGTAGAGTATGTATATAATCAGAGTTtgtgctgtcatcatttactgatcGACAGACCAATAACAGTTTTCTcaatatatttgacatttttcttcaAATGCAATGCATTGATTTTAAACCGACTCAAAACAATTAGCACAGCCATCCAAACACAAAACTTATCTTAACTGTACACACATgcatattatttgcatatttgttgcTCTTTGTATACTTTCCCTTTTATTATTACTCTGATGCAATGTTGATAtttgagtgattgagtgtgtgatTAACCAAGTATTTATCAGTTTAGAGGCAATCGATAATACATCATgttcatttgatttaaataaaagacaaattacAGAGATTTGTTTGTTGCATTTGGACAAATGGTACATAAAggtttgtgatttgtgattggttggttgtattACATACTGTGaaaaaagttttgagaaaatAATTTTCATGATTTGTACGAAATGAATGACAACGTTGAGTCTGTTTAGGAAAAGTATTTAAAGTATTCAGACGAACAGTGACCTGAGTTTGGAGAAATGTGTCAAatcaatttgacaaaaaaattatattttctacgTAAATATTTCTAGTTTGATTCAACATGTTAATTGACAATCATTTGTGAAAACTACATACACATAAAAAGTgaggaaaaacaacaaaatctaattaatttaaactttttaactaacgttaaaattaaaatagaaaaaatagacagcacaaaaatgtaaaatagaaaactaaaatataaaataactaaaataaaaattcaagatgtcaataaacaataaaatatattttttaatagtttttataatattttttacaattattattaatcagcttttgttttaatatcaccagttttaattttaattttagttgtaaTAACCTTTGTACATTCCCCAACTCATTCAATAATGCACTGTTTTGATATTAACGCTCACTTTTTACGATCGCTTCCATTCCTGCCGGACAGAAGCCAATCTTATCCTACATTATCTGCATGTCTCGTTTCTCTCAGATTTACATCAGCGTGAACTGAGTTGTGAAAAGTGTTTCATGTCGACTTCAGTAGCATCAGAGAGTCTCTGTTTCTGTGTTAAAGAGGCAGTTTTTACACTCTTGTGTTCTGTGACTGTTCCAGTCTCTCGTCCTGTGGGGAAAGAGAAGGGGGGATCTTTTTTAACACAGCCTTGAGGTGTGTGAGGCTCATgtctttaagtgtgtgtgtgcatgtgtgagtacatttgtgtgtgtgtgtgttcgtgcgtgcatgcgtgtgtgtgtttgtgtgcatatgtgagtacatttgtgtatgtgtgtgtgttcgttcgggggtgcatgcatgtgtgtgtgtgtgcgtgtgtgtatacatttgtgtgtgtgtgtgttcgtgcgtgcatgtgtgtgtgtgttcgtgtttgcgtgtgtgtgtgtgtgtgtgtgtgtgtgagtacatttgtgcatgtgtgtgttcgtgcgtgcatgcatgtgtgtgtgtgcgtgagcacatttgtgtgtgtgtgtgtgttcgtgtttgcatgtgtgtgtgtgtgtgtgtgtgtgagtacatttgtgtgtgtgtgtgttcgtgcatgcgtgtgtgtgtgagtacatttgtgtgtgtgtgtgagtgttcgtgtttgcatgtgtgtgtgtgtgtgtgtgtgtgaatacatttgtgcttgtgtgtgttcgTTTGTGCgtgcatgcttgtgtgtgtgtgtgcgtgtgttcgtGTGTgcgtgggcatgtttttgtgacatatcaggacacaactctgtataatgacatgggtatgacacaggtatgacaaggagagagtgacttatgaggacataacccatgtccccatttttcaaaacgcttataaatcatacagaatgagttttttttagaaagtaaaaatgcacaaagtttcctgtgagggttagggttaggtgtagggttggtgaagggtgatagcatatacagtttgtacattataaaaaccattacacctatgggatgaacacacttttcacaaaaacaaacatgtgtgagtgtgtgtgtgtgcacgtggtTTTTAACAAGCTTCAGGGGTGTGATGAAACACAGTTCAGTCTGCTCTAACACTGATGTCACTCTGTTAAACCGTCTAAATTTAACACACCAGTCGACCTGACCTTTAGTCGGCCCACGCTCACACACTTACGTCACGTTATCAGTCTTCTATATTCTGATGAATGTTTGAAATCACCTTCAGCCACAGAAATAATTGAGCTCAAATGTGTGGACTCTCcatttattatattcattcagcTATTCCAGCTTCCCCTTTCCttacatggtgtgtgtgtgtgtgtgtgtgtgtgtgtgtgtgggctgatGGGTTCTGTCATGTGCTCTAAACACAGTTAAGTTGAATAAAATCACTATGGGACTCTAATAGAAACAGAGCTATTAATCAGGaacacagaggaagagagagagagagagtctggagCAGCCGCTGGGTCTACAGGTCACAAACAGATCGAGTTAACATTTACCCAAACACACATCACTCCTCAGAGACAAGATCGGCTGACCTCACCATGCACTACTTTTATTCTGGACACCATGAGTTATTTATTATACCTGAATTattatgttaaactataataatatagtcacacacacatataccaaATAAATCCTccctttaaaatgttaataagcatgtttattttaatgcacagTTAAATGGTTAATTGCattttatgatgtatttatttatttctcatagTTGGTCCCGATTAAAAAAAAGGCtgtgtcttgttggtttgtgacCCACCGGTTAAGAAATCTGATATGACAGACATGTGTTTTAACCTAGACAGAAACAATCTGCTTATGTacaatgtttgtaatgtttacatATGCATAATGGACTGATATGTGATATAAATACTGGTATAATATAGCAACAAATGCATTGCTCATTATAAGTTAATgcactaattaatgttaatgttacagTGTTTTCAAAATTATGTGTGACCAGTCAGTGTGACCGGAAATGTTGAGCGAATTAGGTTGTTGGTTATGGTTAGTAAATGCAATttgcatgcagaaaaaaaatagattttgtcTACAGCATAAAGAAAAAATAGTGCATGTGTTTCCCCAAATGAATCAAGTCTGAGTCTTGTTTTAGATCTGAAAATACTGACACTGTTGTAACGTCGGCTCTGCTCTTTTgtgctcttcacacacacacacacacacacacacacacacatttcctgcTCAGGAAGAAATCACGATCATCCCGCTTTCAGCAAAGTGACTTGCTGTTTTGGTTACCATGACAACGCAGCTGTCAATCAAGCGTGGACCATGGCAACGGGGCTTCACCATGACTGCCAATAAAGTTGTTTCCATTAATGGAATAAGCTTTTTATTGCCATGGAGCGAGAGACAGATggacacacaaagagagagagagagaaataaatgcataaagaAAGCACGAAGTATTAATACAGTGGCTTATAACTCAAGGAGAGTGAATACACAGTAGCAGAAAACTCTTCAGTCTTATTGCTTAATTAAATGTCGACACAGTTATTTTAGTTTTGGCTGGAAGTTGATTGTTCGatataaatgcattgttttctgTTCTTCTCAAAACTATGAGTGACTGATAAAGTGTTTGTTTACTGACTTTCTTACCATGTATTTAAccgaatgtgtgtgtgcgtgtgtgtgtgtgtgtgttacagagaaAGCTCTCTTCTGATTGGTTCCCAACTGAATGAATCATCAAACTATTTCTGCTGCAGCAAATCAGCCATGATTTGTTCCCAAGGTaaccaagtacacacacacacacacgcacacacacacacacacagatggcaGAGGCACACTAAACACGGGTTCGAGCTCTGTACCTGATTGCTGCAGGCTGCTGCATCTGTGCGTGTGTTTCCATCTGTCAGTCAAACCAATGACCATCAAATCACATTTATAGAGCGATTCAGTTTCATGAAGAAACTACACTTTCATGATAatgttttcatgacaattaagcacatgtCCTCCTAAATTCACATTACTATAATGCATCCAGACAGTTAGGAGAAATTTGCataattctctctctttttctgtatCTATTTAAATCGTGAAGTATAATTTGTGTACAATTACATGAATAATTTGATGTaatatttaaacaacaataaaaatattgctgatgttatttataaatgtatctatTTAACTTGTGAAATATTGCACCTTATGTACAATTacattataaaacactttattaaaaagaatGTTATTTCttagttattttttgttatatttataaactatttatctatttatttcagttactgtATTAACGTATGCACAGTTACATAAAGTttcaattaaatactttttaaaaatataatattttaagaaataatgttatttctttgagtaaaaatgtatacatcaatataaattcaacttttatctatttatttatataaattaagccTTATAATATGATATACTGTCTTCATACAAAAtctattttcttcttctttgaattgtatttatttatttatttatttaaatggtgaAATACAACCCTGGATGTGTTTTCATGAGATTTACTTGTGTCTAATTCCCAGCTTTATTCCAGGTACGCTGAATAATTAATGATGATATAATgattaatgaataatgaatgtggGTAAACTGAATGTAATCAGTAAACATGCTATCCCAGCTGGAGTGTATTCATTTTAGACCCCAAAATATTCATGCAGAAAACCTGAAAGTGTCAATTGATTGGCTTTCAGGTACATATAATGTAGAAAACATCTGATCTTAAGGAATGAACTGTGACATAAGATACAGAAACAACATGAGCACCTGCACACACCCCTGACTGAGGCTCAATTAAAGGAAAGTTCAGCTCTAAAAATACAGACTCATCATTATCAGCTGCCATTCAGAgccatactgtgtgtgtgtgtgtgtgtgtgaggaaaggTCACAGCAGGGGTCGACCTCTGGGTCTGGAGCCTCACTGACATGTTATGGGAAATAGAGAGAggtagacagaaagagacagagccGTGAAGGGATTGTTAATATTAATGAGCATTTATCTGAGTGCTATTTAAAGGGACCCACAGCGATGACCTTTACACACACTAACTCTCTCCTTCATTCTGTGTCATAACCATCAGACTGTTATAAGACTTCAGCTCAGATGGGTTTTGTTGCTGTATATCTGACTCAAATACATTTAGTTGTTATATAGTCTGATTCTGATCAGCAAAAATCATATTTGGTTTGATGTTTAGATTTGTTTGATCTGATTTTAAACCACATAGAAATGTGTTACTACTTTATAAGTGAAtattaatgaaattttttttttcttttttttttttttacattttcagttttcgtTTTAATTTATATTGAAGGTTtagttaaattacttttaaaaaatatttcttcatagctttattttatttcacttttagtgtTAGTActtcagtttaattattttaattagttcccagggcaacatttctcatttttgtattCTTTTCTAAATGTGCGTTTTTCATCTATTCTTTTTTCAgcttaattttaattgttttgtttttttattattattatttcctcaaagttttatttattttgatttcacttttagttttagtaatttttgtactTAAACTTATTTAGTTTCCAAGGGAACATTTCtaaatttgtttgtatttttttaagtttgcgttttcatccaatatttatttaaagctttatATCAATTaccaaacatatattttttaatctttgcagctttaatttttttg
Proteins encoded in this region:
- the LOC113114558 gene encoding glutamate receptor 4-like, producing MRILVLIPLLWGLSEGAFPSSVQIGGLFIRNTDQEYTAFRLAIFLHNTSPNATEAPFNLVPHVDNIETANSFAVTNAFCSQYSRGVFAIFGLYDKRSVHTLTSFCQRAAHLSGDAPVSSAEGETQFVLQLRPSIRGALLSLLDHYDWSRFNLPV